ACCCTCGAAGCCATGGGCGACGCACTCGACCTCCGCGACCAGGAGACCGAAGGCCACTCCCGCCGCGTCACCGCCTACACCGTCACCATCGCCCGCGCCATGGGCATCGACCCCGACGAGGTTCGCACCATCGCCCGCGGAGCCTTCCTCCACGACATCGGCAAGATTGCCACCCCCGACGCCATCCTCCTCAAACCCGGCCGCCTCACCCCCGAAGAGACCGCCATCATGCGCCAGCACTGCCAGGTCGGCTACGAGATGGTCCGCAAAATCCCCTTCCTCCGCGAGGCCGCCGAGATCGTCTACGCCCACCAGGAACAATTCGACGGCAAAGGCTACCCACGCGGCCTCAGCGGCGAAGACATCCCGCTCGGCGCACGCATCTTCGCCATCGCCGACACGCTCGACGCCATGACCTCCGACCGTCCCTACCGCCGCGCAACCACCTTCGTCGCCGCAATCGAAGAGATCACACTCCATGCCGGCACGCAGTTCGATCCCGAGATCGTCGTCGTCTTCCGCTCCATTCCGCACGAGTCCTGGATCGAGCTCCGCACGCGCGTCGGAGACCTCTCCATCTCCGCTCTGCGCGAGCTTCTGCGCGAACCCTCAGTTGCGCTCGCCAACCAACCCGTCTAGCATCCCATCTTATTAAGCCGCGAGGCAGA
This is a stretch of genomic DNA from Edaphobacter acidisoli. It encodes these proteins:
- a CDS encoding HD domain-containing phosphohydrolase, with product MPQERILVVDDEPSVCELIAAMLTHSGYDTTVASDADTAIARLQQDPDYNLIVSDIMMPGPDGLTLLDRIGSDHPSIPVVICSAINDVHIATMAFRRGAFDYLLKPFDRAQLEDVVSRGVEHHRLRRQNTTYRQNLEAIVQARTGRLRSTMQDLERSYDITLEAMGDALDLRDQETEGHSRRVTAYTVTIARAMGIDPDEVRTIARGAFLHDIGKIATPDAILLKPGRLTPEETAIMRQHCQVGYEMVRKIPFLREAAEIVYAHQEQFDGKGYPRGLSGEDIPLGARIFAIADTLDAMTSDRPYRRATTFVAAIEEITLHAGTQFDPEIVVVFRSIPHESWIELRTRVGDLSISALRELLREPSVALANQPV